One stretch of Pirellulales bacterium DNA includes these proteins:
- a CDS encoding phosphatidate cytidylyltransferase, which produces MADWKTLSLVGGVLALLAAATGAGQFLKLYPETGLNPAAVRSFNLRLRAWWLMCSVLAAALMIGPTATVVLFGLLSFWALREFITLTPTRLGDHRALFWVFFLFTPLQYVLIGMMRTAPNELYNVLIPVYAFLFILARVAMSGDYKRFLERTAKIQAGLLICVYCLSFAPALLYLNLPNRGSEGANFRLLFFFILMVQFSDALQFLWSKLVGRTVIAPTVSPSKTWEGFLGGTASATLLGAALWWATPFEPWGAAGMSLLTSIMGFAGGMTMSAIKRDRGVKDYGTLVEGHGGVLDRIDSICFAAPVFFHVTRFYFP; this is translated from the coding sequence ATGGCCGACTGGAAGACACTGTCGTTGGTCGGCGGCGTGCTCGCGCTTTTGGCTGCCGCCACTGGCGCGGGGCAGTTTCTCAAGCTCTATCCCGAAACCGGCCTGAATCCGGCCGCCGTGCGCAGCTTCAATTTGCGATTGCGCGCCTGGTGGCTGATGTGCTCCGTCCTGGCGGCCGCCCTTATGATCGGCCCGACGGCGACCGTCGTGCTGTTCGGGCTGTTGTCGTTTTGGGCGTTGCGCGAGTTTATCACGCTCACGCCGACGCGGCTGGGAGACCATCGCGCGCTGTTCTGGGTGTTCTTCCTTTTCACGCCGCTGCAATACGTGCTGATCGGCATGATGCGGACCGCTCCGAATGAACTTTACAACGTGCTGATCCCCGTCTATGCGTTTTTGTTCATCCTGGCCCGAGTCGCCATGTCGGGAGACTACAAGCGATTTCTGGAGCGGACGGCGAAAATTCAAGCTGGACTGTTGATTTGCGTCTACTGCTTGAGCTTCGCGCCGGCGCTGCTGTACTTGAATCTGCCGAACCGCGGATCGGAAGGGGCCAATTTCCGGCTCCTCTTTTTCTTCATCCTGATGGTGCAGTTCAGCGATGCGCTACAATTCTTGTGGAGCAAGCTGGTAGGCCGAACGGTGATCGCCCCGACCGTCAGCCCCAGTAAGACCTGGGAGGGGTTTCTCGGTGGCACCGCCAGCGCCACTTTGCTCGGAGCTGCGCTCTGGTGGGCCACGCCATTCGAACCCTGGGGCGCCGCGGGAATGTCGCTCTTAACGAGCATCATGGGATTTGCGGGCGGGATGACGATGTCGGCGATCAAACGCGATCGGGGCGTGAAGGACTATGGCACGCTGGTCGAGGGGCACGGAGGCGTGCTGGATCGGATCGATTCGATCTGCTTCGCCGCGCCGGTGTTTTTCCACGTCACGCGGTTCTATTTCCCGTGA
- a CDS encoding UDP-2,3-diacylglucosamine diphosphatase encodes MYDAIVISDLHLGSEISQAKQLVSFLEMIKEEIVVTRELILNGDVFDSWDFRRLKKNHWKVLSIIRSLSDHVKIVWTSGNHDYPEDAATVAQLIGAEVLDRYILESGGKKILIFHGHVFDRFIADHPIITHVVDFFYGILHRIDKSFRLSKWAKHRSKTFLRCSEKIEREATQLALKLGCDIALCGHTHLERASTEGEVQYYNSGSWCEQPCVYLTVLDGQVEIQHYSPEPSLLEVEVA; translated from the coding sequence ATGTACGACGCCATCGTAATCTCCGATTTGCACTTGGGAAGCGAGATCAGCCAGGCAAAGCAATTGGTCAGCTTTCTCGAAATGATCAAGGAAGAGATCGTCGTCACCCGCGAGCTGATTCTCAACGGCGACGTTTTCGATTCCTGGGACTTTCGCCGCTTGAAGAAGAACCATTGGAAGGTGCTATCGATCATCCGCTCGCTTTCCGATCACGTGAAGATCGTCTGGACCAGCGGCAATCATGATTATCCCGAAGACGCCGCGACCGTGGCCCAACTCATCGGCGCCGAAGTCCTCGATCGCTACATCCTCGAATCAGGGGGCAAGAAAATCCTCATTTTCCACGGCCATGTTTTCGATCGCTTTATCGCCGACCACCCGATCATCACGCACGTCGTCGATTTCTTCTACGGCATCCTCCACAGAATCGACAAATCGTTCCGGCTCAGCAAATGGGCCAAGCACCGCAGCAAGACGTTCTTGCGCTGCTCGGAGAAGATCGAGCGCGAGGCGACACAGCTCGCGCTCAAGCTCGGTTGCGACATTGCCCTCTGTGGCCATACGCACCTCGAACGGGCCAGCACCGAGGGCGAGGTCCAGTATTACAACAGCGGCTCCTGGTGCGAGCAGCCATGCGTTTACCTTACTGTGCTCGATGGCCAGGTCGAGATTCAGCACTACAGCCCGGAGCCGAGCTTGCTCGAGGTCGAAGTTGCGTGA
- a CDS encoding purine-nucleoside phosphorylase, with amino-acid sequence MQKLASQIAEAVEVVRRHWDSPAHAGIILGTGLGALSEEIETEVRLEYGEIPHFPRSTAIGHAGFLVCGRLQGLPVVAMEGRFHAYEGYSYQQLTFPVRVMKALGARLLIASNACGGMNPQYRKGDIMVMEDHINLMGGNPLIGVNDDRLGPRFPDMSAPYDAHLIERSLEIARRADFVAHRGVYVAVTGPNLETRAEYRFLRQIGADVVGMSTVPEVLVAIHGGMRVLGLSVVTDMCLADALTEVSVAEILATAAAAEPKLRKIVLGVLAQEAHGK; translated from the coding sequence ATGCAGAAGCTCGCTTCCCAGATCGCCGAGGCGGTCGAAGTAGTTCGCCGACATTGGGATTCTCCAGCGCACGCCGGAATCATCCTCGGAACGGGGCTGGGCGCTTTGTCCGAAGAGATCGAAACCGAGGTCCGGCTCGAATACGGCGAAATCCCGCATTTCCCGCGGAGCACGGCGATCGGGCATGCCGGGTTTCTCGTTTGCGGGCGTCTGCAAGGGTTGCCGGTCGTGGCGATGGAAGGCCGGTTCCATGCCTACGAGGGTTATTCCTATCAGCAGCTCACTTTTCCCGTGCGCGTGATGAAGGCCCTCGGCGCGCGGCTCCTGATCGCCTCGAATGCGTGCGGCGGAATGAATCCGCAGTATCGCAAAGGAGACATCATGGTCATGGAAGACCATATCAATCTCATGGGGGGAAATCCGCTGATCGGGGTCAACGACGATCGGCTTGGACCGCGGTTTCCGGATATGTCAGCCCCTTATGACGCGCATTTGATCGAACGATCGCTGGAGATCGCGCGGCGAGCAGATTTCGTCGCTCATCGCGGCGTGTACGTCGCCGTGACCGGACCTAATCTTGAGACTCGAGCCGAGTATCGGTTCCTGCGTCAGATTGGGGCCGACGTAGTGGGAATGTCCACGGTGCCGGAGGTTTTGGTGGCGATCCACGGCGGGATGCGCGTGCTGGGGCTGTCGGTCGTGACCGACATGTGCCTGGCCGACGCTCTGACGGAGGTCTCAGTCGCCGAGATTTTGGCTACCGCCGCCGCGGCCGAGCCCAAGCTCCGCAAGATCGTGCTCGGAGTATTGGCCCAAGAAGCTCACGGGAAATAG
- a CDS encoding lysophospholipid acyltransferase family protein produces MTAALLAVLAKLISGASVRWIDCQPDTCQRVYFANHTSHLDALVVWAALPHEVRSVTRPVAAKDYWAQGRLRKYLATRVFNALLIDRKEIKVHQSPVDLMIREIGDRKSLIVFPEGGRSLDGSISEFKSGLYYLGKKRPDLELVPVHIDNLNRVLPRGEFLPVPLLSCISFGPPMWLEAGEPKADFLSRAREAVRRLKEV; encoded by the coding sequence ATGACTGCGGCTCTGTTGGCCGTGTTGGCCAAACTGATTAGCGGCGCGAGCGTGCGCTGGATCGATTGCCAGCCGGATACCTGCCAGCGCGTCTATTTCGCCAACCACACCAGCCATTTGGACGCCCTGGTGGTTTGGGCCGCGCTGCCGCACGAAGTTCGCAGCGTGACGCGCCCCGTCGCCGCCAAGGATTATTGGGCCCAGGGGCGGCTGCGAAAATATCTGGCCACGCGCGTGTTCAATGCCCTCCTGATCGACCGCAAGGAGATCAAGGTGCATCAAAGCCCGGTGGACCTGATGATCCGCGAGATCGGCGATCGGAAATCGCTCATCGTGTTTCCCGAGGGGGGGCGAAGCCTCGACGGAAGCATCAGCGAGTTCAAAAGCGGGCTATACTATCTGGGCAAGAAGCGTCCCGATTTGGAGTTAGTCCCGGTGCACATCGACAATTTGAACCGAGTCTTGCCGCGCGGCGAATTCCTGCCGGTGCCGCTGTTGAGCTGCATCAGCTTCGGCCCGCCGATGTGGCTCGAAGCCGGAGAGCCCAAGGCCGACTTCCTTTCTCGCGCCCGCGAAGCAGTTCGCCGTCTGAAAGAGGTTTGA